ACAGAGCTAAACAAGTAAACTGAATGTTTGATGAACATTTTAGTTTATGGGAGGGTGTTAAGAAATATTATTGTTCCTTAGTTTTACTCAGTCTATGTCGTCCTAATATTTAGGAAAGTTGGTTAATAATGATGGGTCTTAATAGTTGCTGTTTTTAAGGAGTAAGTGGTTTAGTTGTTCTACTTAGTTGGTTAGTGCATGTTATGGTGCACGTAGTGTCTCTGGTGTAGTTTTCTATTTAAGTTTGCTGAAACTATTCAATAAACTATCTCAATGAAAACCAATTCTTGCACATCTTATTTTGTTAACACGAGCAACTGGAACCAGTCCCAAGAAACTACTTGGGTTTTTTTAAGTATGAAGAAATGTCTCGTCTGCGATATGTTACAGAAGTatttgtttgtaaattttttttattattattccgTTTGGATGTCTAAATCTTGCAATGTTTTCATGTATTGTGTGGTAAATTTGTTGTAgaattgtttgtttgtttgtttagtTTTGTGTGCAAATTTCTCATTAGTGATGACTCCATTATTTGTTAAAACAAGAAATGCTATTTTGTAACCAATGTTTTACCTTAGCATCATGTTTTGACGAGGGTTTTTTGGTCGAAATGATTGATCTGTCAAGCTTTGGGAAGATCTAGCCCCGTTCACAGCCTGAAACAATAACAGTTGCTACTTTTGATTCTATTTTCTAGTTTAAGTATTTTATGGAAAGTGTAACGGACAATTTGATGAATTTGCCCTCAATTTAGAGATATGATGGCTTGTTTGATTTTATTATAGGAATATTGTCGAAGAATTAtagtaatataatatttttgaattttaatatataaagttATTACGTTTTAGGTTATTATAAGACTAATAtagtaatataatatttttgaattttaaattaaaactaatggctatattattgatataaaaaatgaaaaatatattagggaaaataaaattaagaaatgaattagatTGATTGTTTACTTtggtttaatattatttgactTGGGTTTCCTTTGGTTTTAATATTTCGAGACTGCCTTACTTCTGGTGTATGTATTTGTGTTTCCTTTAATTTATGAAGAACAAATAATTACAAACTAAATtactaaattaatttttgtatttgttttttttccttattcaACAATCTTTTTTACACACACGCTTTCTCcaataaatttattaacaaTTAGATTAAAAcgatacttttttttttgttttttattatgtggatttttatttattaaaaattgtaaTCGAAAAATATTTGGGGTCTAAGTAGGATcactttaaaagaaaaatgcttAATTTTAATGTCATGTGGGCAAACTCATAGTCAAACAATCAATTTTCAGTGACCTAATAATTTCCGGCTAAAATCAGACGGAAATTGCAGAAATTAGAAAGTTTGTACACTAAAACACATCTAtggtaatttaaaaattaaaatggatGTAATCTATAGGACTGAAAAAgcaatttttccaaaaaaaaaattctacttTTTAACAATACCTTAGCTTCCACCTAAATAAATAAAGgtttgaataaatcaaatattgatatgatttgaaatccaaatttcaaatagaataattatttagttGTTGAATTTGCAtgttaaatataatttctttttttcacTATCAAGAAAAGTTTGAATGCCTTCACTGGTTTGTTTTTCTGATAATTTCTTCTCCCCGAGAGAATAGCTCTGAGATGCAACGTCAACAGGAATCATTCCAATGTAAGTTGAAAAGGCATCTGTGGTGATGTATCTACTTtactattttgatattttatgttatcaaatttcaatttttgtttgttATCTTCGTGtgttttttaacaatttaatatttttctgaCATGATGTTAATATGAATACAATAGGGTGTTGATGTGGCATCAACGTGTGTACAGTGAAACGTCAGCACTCctatgaaaaatgactaaaattgccAAAAGTTGGAAGATACGAGACTAAGATTGCAACTAGACAATTTAGATGGTCAAAATGTAAAGAACCAAATATACAAGtccaaaaataacaaatttttcaCGATGAAAATAACAGCATATTAATcgttataataaaaagtaaagaGAAAATAAGAGCAAATTAATAATGTAAACAATCAAACAAATTGTTCCATGTGTTCCTCAACAAATTGTTCCATGTGTTCCTCTCGGTCTTATTCTTTGTGTTGTATTTTTCTGTACATTGTTTCTTGAACTTTCACTATGCATCATTTACATGTAAATATCATCACAAAACAAGTCGAATTCAGGAGGAAAAGTATTGATCAGACCGCTATCTGAGATGTGATCCTCGAAACCGAATGGCATTTGTGATCGAATTATGTCATCAACCGAAATGCCGTTGGATTGCATTTCGAATGGCCCTTCATTCAGAAGTAAACTATGAAGCAAACTGTCGTCGAAATTTGGATTATCGCACTGATCAATGCTACTCTTGAAATCCACTTCGCTGCAAGAATTCACCAGGTCCTGGCCATGATCATTATCGAAAGTTAGCCACTCGGTGAAAAAAACTTTTGGTAAATTGCTTTTTTGAACCCCCCACGAGTGGTCTGTTTCTATAGTCGGTCGTTCCTTGATTTCAAACGATTCAGCGATGGAATTTTGAGATATTGACTCAAGGGGAGGCAATGTTTCTAGTTTTAAAGGTTGGTTATTCGTGCATTCGTCTTTGATCCGAGCTTCGGCCATTTCAGCCTTCTTCGCCACCTTTTTCTTCAGATAGGAATGCCAGTGGTTCTTTATTTCGTTATCAGTTCTTCCAGGTAAATGACGTGCTATCTGTGACCACCTGAATTATATCAATAGTATCATGAGTCCGTCAGaacatatattaatatatatgtacgtacatatataatttaatctTCTGTATTATTTGGAAGGATTCAGTTTCTTACTTGTTGCCTAGTATTTGATGAAGGGCCAGGATTGTTTCCTCTTCCTGCATGCTAAACATTCCTCTCTTTAGTCCCGGTCTTAAATAATTAATCCATCTTAACCTGCAGCTCTTCCCATTCCTCTGCAAACCTGCCAAGTAAAACGACCATATATTTCAAATCTCCGGCTATAGCTCGTGTTACATGAGTTACATCAAATGCAAAAGCTGAATATTCTCCACGAGTCTCTGCCTGCTGGCTTGATGTAGTCAATTGAAGAAAGGACAGAGTCGACGAACAACTAAAAAATCAGCACTAGGCTATAGATTAAGATGTTTAGATGGTTACTGTCAATCTATATCCTTATAAACAATATAATTAAATCTTATTGAACTTGGAACATATATTTCTAATGTTGTTGACTTCTGCTAGCAAGCTTACTGGTTCAAATATTATTCTATATATTTACTGAGTTAATTAAGATTTAACAAATTCTGATGTAATTAACGTGTTAGGAACTAGAAGACCTTTTACATGTTGATTCATCCTAGTTTCATTACATCATCTTCAACAGATCAACAACCATTCAAAGTCATTTGGTTTGCCTTTATTCTTCTAATTATTTCCCACTTGTTGAATTTCACATGTATGTCTTCTCATTCTTACATGAGTGCCTAACGACGATGTCGATGATGAACAATAAGGCAGTACAGTAACTGTCTTCCATTTTCGCTTATCTTCACATTCTTTTAAAGATTCTAGGCATGAGCATGATCTTATATATGTTCATGATGATGTTTATATACAAGTCTATATCATATATGGGGCGAGCACGTTAGTTAACTTACCGGCATTTATAGGAACAGAGCTCCAACAGCCATGGCCATGCATCATGATGTAGTTTTTTAGCTTCTGATCTTCGTCCGGAGACCATAGCCCCTTTCTGTGCTTCTTCTTTGGCTTGTGATCTAATGGCTTGCAACCCATTCTTGAACAAATAGGATTCAAGTTTATGTAACTATTTCTGCAGATGTGAGTTGTTTAGTGTCATATATTTGTACCAGAAATGGAGGTTTGGGGGTAATGTGGTTTTGATGTGAGATTAGGAATCTTGGAACATGGAAATTTATAGGTTGGAATTAGTAGGAAAAgtttatttagaaaataaaaaatgggaAACAAAGCCATTACCTACCTCTTTGTCTGATTAGGaatgatattaaaaaattattatgcaCTTTTTAATATATTGTTGGCAAACAATTGTATTTCACATTAACAAGTGTAAACACAATCAAATTAATATATTGACCAGTAAAAAGTTCATAGAGCAGTACTCTTGAGCAAATGGTCTTgtaataaattacaaatttttataGAGTGACGAcataaattgaattaatttcTATACGAGCCAATTGTGCAGTCGCATTTGTGCAGGTCTGATCCATGGTGTGATGATAATGTGATTTGTCGGTTTTTAAcgatatatgtgtgtgtattttacttctgttttttttaaaaaaaaactttttaagaaattaaaaaagctattatgttaaatgatatttatgcaGAAACCCATTGCCCTAATTCCCACACTGATAGTAACAGGAGATTTTCAAGCCTAGGATTCAACAATTAGGGAAagaattaagattttaatttaatattgacaaGTGATTTACGTGTGGTATCTTCGTCCTTAATTTAAAAGTTTGGTTTGGTCATTAGTAATAAATTCTTCTTGGCGTGTCGAATATTCATGATGTCCATTTTGACAAAATCCAATAATTAGCAatcatttgaataaaaaatgaataagattagttattttataattaaccAAAAAACTAATAATTTGAGAGCTGGATTATATTGTATTGCATTTGGGCTTATAACTTAATCATTATTAATTAGCCGAAGTCCTTGAAATATGTAGGCACAAGCATCCTCATGGAAAGCACGGTTAacctttattaaaaaaacactaAACATTTTTATTAGGCTGAGGATGAACATTAAACTTTGTAGCATGCAATATTACTATATATTATATTGGAATTCATATTACTAAAAAGTGTGTGTGTAAGTTGTTCGGGTTCGAACTGAGCGTCTCTTTTCTCGCTAAGAGAGGTCTTGCCAACCAATAGTGGATTCtggattattaattaattttaaactctgaaatcttttaatttttaaatttgaaacatCCGTGACAATATCAAATTAAcccaaattaatatatataaaaaattataaataagccCGGGTGACCGTGTATTTGGCTCCACCACTGATGCCAACCGACCAATTAGAGGCTATTAGAATCTAGGTTTTTTTTTGAGTTGAGAGAGGAGATTGTTACAATTACGTCTCGAACTCAAGACATTATCCCAAATTTGAGATCTTGATGTCAGATGAGCTACAAGTCATCGACGACTCTAGGGTTTAGAAAAATACAAAACCAAATAAACcgaattgatttaatttttaaaataggttaattaattaataaaagaaTTATTGTATTCCAATTaagtaatataatttaatataaaacttGTGCCAATAGAAATGAAGAGTGGATGATAGTAAATAATATTCTTGAGGCTTTTCGTCATCCTTATTCCTTAGACTTGGTTGTGCTCCCTGCCGAAGGGCAtatattattgtttatatataatatctataaaatcaagtaaaaaataatttttggcaCCAAATATTTCTGACTTATgattaataaataatgatttgGTATGTATTTAAAAGTCAAGTGGAATTTTTGTGtactgaagaaaatattaaaagatttctTCAATTATTAAAATTCGGAAAGTCAATGACgcaaaaaatatgtaaattaactatattaaattttgtttgcatttgatttgagatttgattaaataaatattatttaaattatcaaTAAGCATGCGGgattattattttgtatataATATGAAGTCAAGGTGACAATTGTGTTAATTTTTTTACCACATCattctttttaataataataacctttgtttttttaaaaaaaaaattaagtattttttaaaaaaaattgtacattgacttaaaatcaattttctttctATATGCATTTATGGTACAAcacataataattttatttaaaaaaaatagaatttataTGTTATACACATACGCGGACCtgaacaaattaattaatatcaaGAATTAGTAATTCTTTACATTAaataccatttttttaaaacaataaacaacaaattaaGATGAAATGGAAGGTCGACATTACACTAATAGAACAAGGTTAGTTACTCTTGTAGCTAACCTtgtcatttttttaatgatattaaACCTTAATCAAATCTAATACTCACTTTATTCAAACAAATCTTAAAGGATTAGCGAAAAAGTTTTAACGTGTCAATGCTagtgaaaatattaattttgaaaaaaaaaatgtgtgaAGTGTTAATTTTTAAACGATTTACCAATGTCTAATCCTATTCGAAAATTTGATATGCTACTTTATTCGATGTAAcggtatttttttatatttttaaaaaaatttatcggTTTGTCTAgaatttttaatcttttttatgACGAGAAACATGTCATCACTATCTTTTGGGTGTGCATTGAGTAACCTTTGATGTGTGCAGTAACTTGCAAAAGATTGCAGACAAGCTCAAGCAAAGAAGACTCGTGGCATTCGAACTTGGGAACTTAGTTCTTGTAATGAAAGTAAACAAATATAAATCATGTGCTTTTTTAGTCGAACTTTAATCATTATTGCTCATAGTAATTAAGATGAGGGTTTTAATCCTAACAATTCTCATTCAtgagattaatttaaaaaaaatatgacatTTTCATAACGCACAAGCTAGCGAAAAGAGCTTATTTGCTTGCTTCATAAGCTAGGCATATTCAGCGAGAAAGGGTCACAATTATTGGGAGTTAAAAAAGGGAtagattgaaaaaaataatttgcaaaatgatattcaaatatatagaaaaataaagatcaagcaagagttaaaaattgaaaagattggatttcaaattcattgtcAAATAAAAgtcattttgttaaatattaatattattatttaaaaaaatatatattattcaaataaaatatagggaaatttacaattttatttctctatttttctctaatttttattttagtaatttataTTGTCAAGTTTCAATTTCAGTTAGCTCTCTCTCTTTTATGCAGCTTTGGTCCTATTTCCGACTAATGTTAATACATGGCGCTGACATGGTGCAAATATGGTGTCAAAACGTGGTGCTCATGTCACGCCTCGAGCCCGGgtccgcgcctgcgtgactgcacaatgggctcttatagcaactacttcgtattcgtcctcgctttacgaaaatgattaacccaagttgctatagaagtccagtgtaagccattataaactcattttaaatctttgattttttagatgtgggacaagggtaccacaatcacccctccttcagaacgcgacgtcctcgtcgcgaCCTGACCCCTCGATCTACCAGCGCCGAGAATCTAGAGATGTCTCCTAcatgttcaagaggtggctcccgtcatgtagcactttgccccgcaggttcaagaggtggctcccatgcacatagcactttgccccgcatagcacttatttcccggtgtttCATGCCGGtgatcggctctgataccacttaaatgtcacgctccgaaaccggggttagtcgacattggcgttgttcatcaatcacacaatcgaaaaacaaccagcctcgtagcacagtataaaccgaaaccggtttatttcataaatctaaaaaatatatcaatgtctttacaactgaaataaaataaatttgcggaaatgtcttacatgaaatttaaattttacgaatttcaaaaaaaaaaaaaaaaaaacatggctaATACTAAATCTCGAAAATAGATCACCATCCACAGAACTGTTCAGATTCCTCTTCCTCAACCTgttcttcggatttatctgggaaggggagagtaaggggtgagtattttagGAAATACTCCGCAAGTGAGGGATATCGAACAcgacataaaaatatttacacaattttcgaaaacgACACATAAACATAACATATCATGCCTTTCATAACatattatcatatcataatagcactgcgatttttcaccatctatggtttactgatatcagtccttaagttttaatcctctaagggggcgaggctataaaacggttctatcccaccgtgaagggccatatgttggaattccacccattttcagggaatcctcacagtgtcaacACGTAAAcgtatcaaaatttcaaaaaaaaaaacgcatAGACGGGAGGCGATGCTCGaccgaatttttaaaaaaacgaaaatgcaTTACTCGAAAATTCAACATTTTAAAACatgcccacttaccttaaattcttgaGAAAAACGTGAAAAGGCTAGGGTTTCTTGCACTGGAATTTCGAATTTCCTTCTTCGGTGGCTGGACTgcggcagcgcttcgctgtACTCGAAAATCCTAAGGAGACTAGAGGGAGgaaactcgaaaatttggtGTGAAATATGGTGTGATTTTCGAGTTAtagggccctcctatttataggggttgaCTGCTATCGTGATCGAGAGTTATAGTGCGTTTGAACTCTGAATCAAATCTTCATCTAAAATCATGATATAATCTTGATAATGGGTGATATTCGAAGTCTAAATCTTCCATCCCctataatttcgaaatttgcatctTATGTACACTATTGAATTcgaattctagggattttattatccTTTGTTTGATCTTTTATCCCGTTATCTCAATATCAACTCGAATATTCGATCTTTATCTGCTTATATTCAAAAttccttatttaatttcttggatTGTGATAGATTTATTCATCCCAAAAAttcaagttgaaaaataataatactatcttaatttcgagcttcataattctgaacacgataaaattatctacacaacttagataaccttaaaaaaaatcttatattctgaataatgatattaatatccaagattacaaATCCTAGtacaatcaaattattaaaagaTATGATCACGATTGTACGGAATCCCGGGTTTTACAACTGACATGTTTGATGAGCACCCCGatgaaaaatgaattaaatcgtCGAATTTTGACaacatataatattaaaattgcaAAGAGACAAACATACACGAAGAAGATTGCAATTTtctctaatatatatatatatatatatatgtgtgtgtgtgtgtgtgtggatcACTACTCATTCAATTCAAAAGTTTAATGGTTTAAGAATGCAAAGGTAAATGAATcgaagttattttaaatattatccaGCCAATGCAATTGAAAGTATTCGTGCCAAGTATAGTCCAAACCCATTTTtataatacatattttaaaaaaaaattattatcatattaaaatttcttctttttatttgattttccaTGTTTGAAAAACGAAGTAATGAATTGTCGGTACAAACATATGGAATGTCAACAATTTGAATTTATAGATATTATAAACCAGaagcaaaatattatatatatatccattcTGCTATAAAGATAGAACAATATAAGCATTCATGCGTGAAGAATTTAACTAATCTTCAGTTTGTCAAAGTCATCAAGAATCTATTTTCACCTTTttactttattatttttcaccTCTTCTCAATTAGAAAGATTCAATGTTTTGTAAATGCTATATTGTCAAAGAGGAATCGTGTACAA
This window of the Primulina huaijiensis isolate GDHJ02 chromosome 3, ASM1229523v2, whole genome shotgun sequence genome carries:
- the LOC140972256 gene encoding transcription factor LAF1-like, which encodes MGCKPLDHKPKKKHRKGLWSPDEDQKLKNYIMMHGHGCWSSVPINAGLQRNGKSCRLRWINYLRPGLKRGMFSMQEEETILALHQILGNKWSQIARHLPGRTDNEIKNHWHSYLKKKVAKKAEMAEARIKDECTNNQPLKLETLPPLESISQNSIAESFEIKERPTIETDHSWGVQKSNLPKVFFTEWLTFDNDHGQDLVNSCSEVDFKSSIDQCDNPNFDDSLLHSLLLNEGPFEMQSNGISVDDIIRSQMPFGFEDHISDSGLINTFPPEFDLFCDDIYM